In Terriglobales bacterium, the sequence CGGAACTGAACATTGAACTGTTCTGAAATCCTGCGAATGTGGTTGTTCTTGAAAACCGAAAAATCAAAGGCAGATAAGCCAGGACCTCTGAGAATATTGCGGCCCGCGTTCCCGAGGCGGTTAGTGGGATTGGGGAACTGGAAGCACTGAGTTCGAACATAATTAATCGGATCACCGGAGTTGGTGAGCGAGTCGCAACCAGATCCCCGAATCCTGTCAGGATAATCAAAGATGATCCCGTTGTTCACGCCGAGCGGATCTCCGCCTACCAGCGCGCTGAACGGCTCTCCAGTGCTCGCTTGATAAATTCCGCCTAACTGCCACCCGTCGGTGAGCCAGTGCGCCAGGCCAGAAAAAGCTGACGGAGCGGGAATAATCCAAGTGTAGTTAATCACCGCATTGTGGGTGATGTCGAAATCCGAGACACCGCGAGTCAGTCTCACGTCAAAGAAGGGCGGACTTCCAATGGCATTCGCTAACGCGTCTCCTGCGAGCGTTGAGGACCCGTCATCGATGCTCTTTGACCAAGTGTAGGACCCACCAATTTGGAAGCCGTGTGCCATTCGCTTGGAGAGACGGACTTGCAGAGAATGGTAAATAGAATTGTTATTCCAAAACAGCGCGCTGATCTGTCCCAAACTGGGATTAAGCACTTTGCCACTGCCGACAGGGGAAGGCCATACGTATCCTTGCGGGGTTAGCGTAGGGAGCACCATATTGACGTCTTCGCTACGATACGGCAGGTGAACGCCTCTTGAACCTATGTACCCGACCAGCGCAGTAAGGTTCGGAGCAAGCTCGCGCTGAATATTGAAGTTCCACTGGAAGACGTACGCGCGTGAAGGGTCTGGGTCGACATGCGCGTAGCGGAAAGTCGTTGCTCCTAAGCGCGGAAAGGCTCCGGTTGGAAAACTTCCCTGCGCCAGTCCCGTCACCCGCCCTTGAGCAAAAAACGGAGCTGGCAAGATCGTCAAGGTTTCAAACATATAGGTGAGCGGTAAGACGTCATACATCCCAAGCGCGCCGCGTATCGCAGTCTTGCCGGTACTGAAAGGATCCCAGGAAAAGCCGACGCGCGGTTCGAAATTGAGCAATGTTGGATTGGAAAAGTATGGCGAACCAAGGTGAGGTGCAGCATCCGTCAGATTGCGAAGATTCGATAGTTTTCCTCCTACTTCGGTCGGCACGGTCGCCATTTCGTACCTGAGCCCGAGGTTAAAAGTCAGGTTCTGACGAAAGTGGATGTCATCTGCTGCGTAGGTACCGAAAATTGTCTGTCGCAAATCACGCGGCGAAATCAGTCCTGGAATTGCAGCGGTAAAGCTAGTTGGCTTGTTGGTTAGAAAGTTGGCTAACGAGCCGAACTGAAAGAAACCTGCGGGATTTGCTCTGCCTTCCTGATTAGCAAGGATATGTTCGATCACGACGCCGAACTTTAGACTGTGTGCACCTTTGGTGACGAAAGCATCGTCATACACTTGGAAAGAATTAAAGTGAAAATCATATTCACCCGTCGCCCCAAAGCCGCCTGGATACTGAGTTAATCCTGGGACCTGAATCTTGCCAACATTCGCTCCGGGCAAGAAACCGAGCGAGGGATCCTTCGCTGCGGCGTTGATGGCGCTCAGTGTCTTCGGGCCGTCCGACAGAACGCGGCTAAATCCAAAGCGCAGGGCATTAACAAAGTTTGCACTGAAGGTGTGTGTTTCCTCCAGACTCACGAGCTGACGACGCGATTCGGCAGCCATCACCACAGCATCGAAAGGATCTGGCGACGAATTTGTGCTCGTGTCAAACATATAGGTGCCGGCGAGGGAATCCTTACTCGAAAGCTTGTGATCGACTCGCCCAGTCGCAAAATCCTCGTTCGCAACCTGAGCAGTGACAAGCGTGAAAGTGCCGAAATTTCCGTTGATCGCACCATTAGGCAGCGGGTACAGAGCTAGGTATGGTTTCACATTCGGATCGACAACAACATTTCCACCCGTGAGTTGTCCATTTCGGGCATTCGGCGATGGAACGGAGTCGACTTGTGTGATGCTCAAGCTTTGACGCAAACCCTCGTACGAACCGAAGAAGAATGTCCGGTCTTTAAGAATCGGACCTCCGAGGCTGCCGCCGAACTGATTTCTCTTGAAAGGGGGAACGCGAGGGCCATCAAAATAGTTACGCGCATCCAATGCGCTGTTCCTAAAAAATTCAAAAGCAGATCCGTGAAGTGCATTGCTGCCAGATCGCGTGATTGCGTTCACAATCCCGCCCGAGCTGCGGCCGTATTCGGCTGAAGGATTGTTGGTAATAACTGAGAACTCCTGAATGGCGTCTACACCGAGGTTCGCACCAAGCACACTGCCCGGCGCTCCGTTTGAAGAGTCATTAATGCTTATACCGTCCAGACGATAGTTGTTCTGCTGTGGGCGCGTACCACCGACTGTGAGCTGGGAACCAATGCCTCGGATGGTCCGATCGTTCGCTCCTGACGCGAGCGCCATCTGAGTTCGCACGGGCGCAACTCCGGGCTCGAGTGTTGCGAGCGAAGCCCAGTCACGACCATTAAGCGGGAGTTCACGCATTTCAGTGCCGCTCACTACTGCGCTAATAGTTGCAGTGGTTGTCGTGACCCCAGACTGCTCTCCAGTTACCTCAACAGTCTCGGTGGCGTGGCCCACGCGCAGCTGCAGATCAATCTGCAGCTCTTGGCCGACATCAACTGTTACTTCGTTGCGAACATCGGTTGCAAAGCCAGTGGCTGAAACATTGACTTGGTACTTCCCGGGAATTAGGTTGGGTGCGCGATAGAGGCCATCCTGATTGGTCGAGACGATACGGGTAAGGCCGGTAGCTTGGTTCTTGACGGTGACAGTTGCTTTTGGAACGACCGCGCCACTGGTGTCAGTGATAGTGCCGAGGATGGTGCCGCCAGTGACTTGCGCAGCTATCGGAATTGAACCGCAGAGCAGCAACAACGCGCATGCACATGTGACGAAAACACAGCAATGTGGAAGTCTCATTTGTCTTCTTTCTGCCACAGCGATTTGCGGAACGGATTAGGCCGGCTGCTTTCCGTTTCAGAGTTTATGAAATTGTTTCCGCGCCTTCTGCAGCAGAATGCAAACGGGCGGCATGATAGTGCCGAAGGTCTCGAACAATCCAATTAATTTCTTTTAAGGTTTGGCGAAGCCACCAGAAGGCAATTAGAGAAAGCAAGCTGGAGCACGCTGAAACTTTAGAGTCGCGCACATATGGCGTCCCTCGAAATGCGCTGGCTCGAACCGTTAATTGCGGAGCCTGGGAGACCCGACCCCAGTGGCAATTTTGGCTGCGTCAGGGACAGTCGAATAAACGCGTATCTCGGCATCCTTGTCGCCAAATCGCGGCAGAGCTACGTACAGCGTTCCGGTCTGCTGAACCAGTAACGAGGTACCGCCATCAGGACCCGTGGGGATTCTCGCAATGGGCTCGTAGTGATCCGCATCAACCTGCCGATAAGCTTGAATCGATCCTTCGTGCTCGCCCGTCTTAGCCGAGCCTGTTGCATAGATCCGCTTCTTATCGGGATCGTAGAGCAGGCGATCAATACCGGAGACGGTCGTGAAGCTCGCGATTTCTTTCCCTGTATCGGAATCGAGCGCGATCACCCGCGAGGGGTTCCGCATGCCAACAAACAGCCGATGGCTGGCTTCATCCAAGGCAACCGTGCCGCTTCTCTCGGCATTGGGAAGAGGCCATTTCGCGAGGATCTTCCGTTTTGTTCGATCGATAACGATAATTTGACTGCCAAGCGCATTGGTCGTGAACAATCTTGGCCCGTGTTGCTCGAGTACGATTGCGCCAGGCCGCAGTTCCGGATCAGTCTCGATGTTTCCGATAAGCTTGCTCTTGGCTGAATCAATGATCGCGATCTGACCTGGATCCCGCTTCTGCCCCGGCGCATCGCCAACCTGTCTGCCACCATGGCCGATGTATAGGTACTTCGTCGCTGGATCATACGCGATGACATTCGCCCCGATCGAAAGCTTGATCGAGTCAATGACCTCAAGCGAGTCCCCATTGAGGACTTTGCAGCTCCCATCATCTCTCGTGCTTACAAACAGCTTTTTGGCGACGGGAACGTAGTAAGCCCCTTGAGGCTGGGGAAAACCGGGCAGCGTCCGGATATGTCGGCCCGCTCGTAGGTCCACTACTTCGATGGTATTGGCATCCCTACCGGTAATGAATAGGCGCTGACCATCCAAGTCGACCGTCGAATGATCGAACCGTCCAGTGACTCCCGACAGCACGATTGTTCCAACAAGACGAAGCGGTTCATTTTGCTGCGCTTGCACGCTGGTAATGCATACCAGCGCGACGATGATTGCGATCTTTGTTTTCATCTGTGTATCTCCGCTGACGATCGCAGGAAATCTGTCCAAGCTAACTATTTTCCGATCACCAGCATGCGAAATGTGCCGGGTGCTATGCGCTTCACTGGCCTTCCTCCAGGCTGAGCAGGCGGCAACCACTTCACATCGCCAGCGGGCACGAATAGCTTGTGAGTCTTTGGATCTAAAGCCATGGTTTTAGACAAGTCGTGTGTCGGGATTTTCTCTACAAGAGTGTAGGTGTCTGGAGTATCTTC encodes:
- a CDS encoding carboxypeptidase regulatory-like domain-containing protein translates to MRLPHCCVFVTCACALLLLCGSIPIAAQVTGGTILGTITDTSGAVVPKATVTVKNQATGLTRIVSTNQDGLYRAPNLIPGKYQVNVSATGFATDVRNEVTVDVGQELQIDLQLRVGHATETVEVTGEQSGVTTTTATISAVVSGTEMRELPLNGRDWASLATLEPGVAPVRTQMALASGANDRTIRGIGSQLTVGGTRPQQNNYRLDGISINDSSNGAPGSVLGANLGVDAIQEFSVITNNPSAEYGRSSGGIVNAITRSGSNALHGSAFEFFRNSALDARNYFDGPRVPPFKRNQFGGSLGGPILKDRTFFFGSYEGLRQSLSITQVDSVPSPNARNGQLTGGNVVVDPNVKPYLALYPLPNGAINGNFGTFTLVTAQVANEDFATGRVDHKLSSKDSLAGTYMFDTSTNSSPDPFDAVVMAAESRRQLVSLEETHTFSANFVNALRFGFSRVLSDGPKTLSAINAAAKDPSLGFLPGANVGKIQVPGLTQYPGGFGATGEYDFHFNSFQVYDDAFVTKGAHSLKFGVVIEHILANQEGRANPAGFFQFGSLANFLTNKPTSFTAAIPGLISPRDLRQTIFGTYAADDIHFRQNLTFNLGLRYEMATVPTEVGGKLSNLRNLTDAAPHLGSPYFSNPTLLNFEPRVGFSWDPFSTGKTAIRGALGMYDVLPLTYMFETLTILPAPFFAQGRVTGLAQGSFPTGAFPRLGATTFRYAHVDPDPSRAYVFQWNFNIQRELAPNLTALVGYIGSRGVHLPYRSEDVNMVLPTLTPQGYVWPSPVGSGKVLNPSLGQISALFWNNNSIYHSLQVRLSKRMAHGFQIGGSYTWSKSIDDGSSTLAGDALANAIGSPPFFDVRLTRGVSDFDITHNAVINYTWIIPAPSAFSGLAHWLTDGWQLGGIYQASTGEPFSALVGGDPLGVNNGIIFDYPDRIRGSGCDSLTNSGDPINYVRTQCFQFPNPTNRLGNAGRNILRGPGLSAFDFSVFKNNHIRRISEQFNVQFRVEAFNILNHSNFAPPLKNNAQNSACCVFFDQSGNVISSGKLDSTSTTSRQLQFALKLTW